The following proteins are encoded in a genomic region of Streptomyces collinus Tu 365:
- a CDS encoding bifunctional RNase H/acid phosphatase: MREFIVEADGGSRGNPGPAGYGALVADAATGETLAEAAEYIGVATNNVAEYRGLLAGLRAAHALDPAARVHVRMDSKLVVEQMSGRWKIKHPDMKPLATQARAVFPPGQVTYEWIPRERNKHADRLANEAMDAGAKGGQWSPTASRAALDTPPEPAGPPGDAAAGAARARAAMAKSRPTASTRTPAAGVSGAAGAGSVAAGGEARGDAGGDAGRPAAPGGGIRPAEAGSEEHPTAARGGGRSALAAGEERTATGGGEGRTADAGSEPAAARGGGRSALAAGEERTATGSGETCSAATDGEGRPADAGSEPAAARSEGRPAATAGQDRPAAGDREARPALAAGENRPATARNGRHRAPGGTTHPSAPGWSAAPDMGAPATFVLLRHGETPLTPQKRFSGSGGSDPSLSDTGREQARRVAEALARRGTVQAVVASPLARTRETAGIVAARLGLDVAVDDGLRETDFGAWEGLTFGEVRDRYPDDLNAWLADPAARPTGGGESFTETAVRIEATREKLVAAYAGRTVLLVTHVTPIKTFVRLALGAPDQALFRMELSAASLSAVAYYADGNASVRLFNDTSHLRP; encoded by the coding sequence GTGCGGGAGTTCATCGTCGAGGCCGACGGCGGGTCGCGGGGCAACCCCGGGCCCGCGGGCTACGGCGCGCTGGTGGCCGACGCGGCGACGGGGGAGACGCTGGCGGAGGCGGCCGAGTACATCGGCGTCGCCACCAACAACGTCGCCGAGTACCGGGGGCTGCTGGCCGGACTGCGTGCCGCGCACGCGCTCGACCCCGCCGCGCGGGTCCACGTCCGCATGGACTCCAAGCTGGTCGTCGAGCAGATGTCGGGCCGCTGGAAGATCAAGCACCCCGACATGAAGCCGCTGGCGACCCAGGCCCGTGCCGTCTTCCCGCCCGGCCAGGTCACCTACGAGTGGATCCCGCGCGAACGCAACAAGCACGCCGACCGGCTGGCCAACGAGGCGATGGACGCGGGCGCCAAGGGCGGCCAGTGGTCGCCCACGGCCTCCCGCGCCGCCCTGGACACCCCGCCCGAGCCGGCCGGCCCGCCCGGAGACGCGGCAGCGGGCGCGGCCCGCGCCCGGGCGGCGATGGCGAAATCCCGGCCGACCGCTTCGACGCGGACGCCTGCGGCGGGCGTGAGCGGGGCTGCCGGGGCGGGCTCGGTGGCCGCCGGCGGTGAGGCGCGCGGCGACGCCGGGGGAGACGCGGGGCGCCCGGCCGCCCCGGGCGGCGGGATCCGCCCGGCGGAGGCGGGCAGCGAGGAGCACCCCACAGCCGCGCGCGGCGGGGGACGCTCCGCGCTCGCGGCCGGGGAAGAGCGCACGGCGACCGGGGGCGGCGAGGGGCGCACGGCGGACGCGGGCAGCGAACCGGCAGCCGCGCGCGGCGGGGGACGCTCCGCGCTCGCGGCCGGGGAAGAGCGCACCGCGACCGGCAGCGGCGAGACGTGCTCCGCGGCCACGGACGGCGAGGGACGCCCGGCGGACGCGGGCAGCGAACCGGCAGCCGCGCGCAGCGAGGGCCGCCCCGCTGCCACTGCCGGCCAGGACCGCCCGGCAGCCGGGGACCGCGAGGCGCGTCCTGCGCTCGCGGCCGGCGAGAATCGCCCAGCAACCGCACGCAACGGAAGACACCGGGCCCCCGGCGGGACGACGCACCCCTCCGCCCCCGGCTGGAGCGCCGCCCCCGACATGGGGGCCCCAGCCACCTTCGTGCTGTTGCGGCACGGGGAGACGCCGCTGACTCCGCAGAAGCGGTTCTCCGGCAGTGGCGGCAGCGACCCCTCCCTCTCGGACACCGGGCGCGAGCAGGCCCGGCGGGTCGCCGAGGCACTCGCCCGGCGCGGGACCGTCCAGGCGGTCGTCGCCTCCCCGCTCGCCCGGACCCGGGAGACCGCGGGCATCGTCGCCGCCCGCCTCGGCCTCGACGTGGCGGTCGACGACGGGCTGCGGGAGACGGACTTCGGCGCCTGGGAGGGCCTGACCTTCGGCGAGGTCCGCGACCGGTACCCGGACGACCTGAACGCCTGGCTCGCCGACCCGGCGGCCCGCCCCACCGGCGGCGGCGAGAGCTTCACCGAGACCGCCGTCCGGATCGAGGCCACCCGGGAGAAGCTGGTCGCGGCGTACGCGGGACGCACGGTCCTGCTGGTCACCCACGTCACCCCGATCAAGACCTTCGTGCGGCTCGCCCTCGGCGCCCCGGACCAGGCGCTGTTCCGCATGGAGCTGTCGGCCGCCTCGCTGTCGGCGGTGGCGTACTACGCGGACGGCAACGCGAGCGTCCGGCTGTTCAACGACACGTCCCACCTGCGTCCCTGA
- a CDS encoding zinc ribbon domain-containing protein yields MNAAPADQIRLLDVQALDVRLQQLAHRRRSLPEHAEIDSLNKDLTQLRDLLVAAQTEESDTAREQTKAEQDVDQVRQRAARDQQRLDSGAVTSPKDLSNLQHEIASLAKRQGDLEDVVLEVMERREAAQERVAELTERVGSVQARIDDATGRRGAAFGEIDGEVASVTKEREVIAASVPADLLKLYDKLREQQGGIGAAKLYARTCQGCRQELAITELNEVRSAAPDTVVRCENCRRILVRTAESGL; encoded by the coding sequence CTGAACGCCGCGCCCGCCGACCAGATCCGACTCCTCGACGTCCAGGCCCTCGACGTCCGCCTGCAGCAGCTCGCGCACCGGCGCAGGTCCCTGCCCGAGCACGCCGAGATCGACTCGCTGAACAAGGACCTCACGCAGCTGCGCGACCTGCTGGTCGCCGCGCAGACCGAGGAGAGCGACACCGCCCGCGAGCAGACCAAGGCCGAGCAGGACGTGGACCAGGTGCGCCAGCGTGCCGCCCGCGACCAGCAGCGCCTGGACTCGGGCGCCGTCACCTCGCCCAAGGACCTGTCCAACCTCCAGCACGAGATCGCCTCCCTCGCCAAGCGCCAGGGCGACCTGGAGGACGTCGTCCTCGAGGTCATGGAGCGCCGCGAGGCCGCGCAGGAGCGGGTCGCGGAGCTGACCGAGCGGGTCGGCTCCGTCCAGGCCAGGATCGACGACGCGACCGGCCGCCGCGGCGCCGCGTTCGGCGAGATCGACGGCGAGGTCGCCTCGGTGACCAAGGAGCGCGAGGTCATCGCCGCCTCCGTCCCCGCCGACCTGCTCAAGCTCTACGACAAGCTGCGCGAGCAGCAGGGCGGCATCGGCGCGGCGAAGCTGTACGCCCGCACCTGCCAGGGCTGCCGCCAGGAACTGGCGATCACCGAGCTGAACGAGGTCCGCTCGGCGGCCCCGGACACCGTGGTCCGCTGCGAGAACTGCCGCCGCATCCTGGTGCGCACGGCCGAGTCGGGGCTGTAG
- a CDS encoding Nif3-like dinuclear metal center hexameric protein, whose protein sequence is MPRLSEVIAALETLWPAERAESWDAVGTVVGDPGQEVTRVLFAVDPVQEIVDEAVKLGADLLVTHHPLYLRGTTTVAATHFKGRVVHTLIKNDIALHVAHTNADTADPGVSDALAGALGLRVVAPLVPDPTDPAGCRGLGRVCELDHPVTVRELAARAAERLPATAQGIRVAGDPEAVVRTVAVSGGSGDSLFDQVRAAGVDAFLTADLRHHPASEAVAHSPLALLDAAHWATEWPWCELAAAQLDEISDRHGWDLRVHVSKTVTDPWTAHAASTATTN, encoded by the coding sequence GTGCCCCGTCTGTCTGAAGTCATCGCCGCGCTGGAGACCCTGTGGCCCGCCGAGCGGGCCGAGTCCTGGGACGCGGTCGGCACGGTCGTGGGCGACCCCGGCCAGGAGGTCACCCGGGTCCTGTTCGCCGTCGATCCCGTCCAGGAGATCGTCGACGAGGCGGTGAAGCTCGGCGCCGACCTGCTGGTCACCCACCACCCGCTCTACCTGCGCGGGACGACCACGGTCGCGGCGACGCACTTCAAGGGCCGGGTCGTGCACACGCTGATCAAGAACGACATCGCGCTGCACGTCGCGCACACCAACGCCGACACCGCCGACCCGGGCGTCTCGGACGCCCTCGCCGGCGCGCTCGGCCTGCGGGTCGTGGCGCCGCTCGTGCCGGACCCGACCGACCCGGCGGGCTGCCGGGGCCTCGGCCGGGTCTGCGAACTCGACCACCCGGTCACCGTACGCGAGCTGGCCGCCCGCGCCGCCGAGCGGCTGCCCGCCACCGCGCAGGGCATCCGGGTGGCAGGCGACCCCGAGGCCGTCGTCCGCACGGTGGCCGTCAGCGGCGGCTCCGGCGACAGCCTCTTCGACCAGGTCCGCGCGGCCGGCGTCGACGCCTTCCTCACCGCCGACCTGCGCCACCACCCGGCGAGCGAGGCCGTCGCCCACAGTCCCCTCGCGCTGCTCGACGCGGCGCACTGGGCCACCGAGTGGCCCTGGTGCGAGCTGGCCGCAGCCCAGCTCGACGAGATCTCCGACCGCCACGGCTGGGACCTCAGGGTCCATGTCTCCAAGACGGTCACCGACCCCTGGACCGCCCACGCGGCGTCCACCGCCACCACGAACTAA
- a CDS encoding 3-oxoacyl-ACP reductase has protein sequence MSLPLEGRSAVVTGAGRGLGRAEALELARLGAAVVVNDYGQPGRDGSGEASGAPAERTAAEIREAGGRAVAHTGDVSDFGQARALVGRAVAEFGGLDILVNNAGILRDRMVFSMTEDEWDSVIRVHLKGHFNTTHFAAAHWRERSKAAGGPVYGRIVNTSSEAFLAGSAGQPNYAAAKGGIVGLTTSTALALAKYGVTANAICPRARTRMTEDVFAGMRPPDDGLDPLAPEHVAPLVGYLASPAAARVNGQLLVVHGGMVAVVERPRVRAQFDSKQDTFTYDELDALLTPHYADRPPGETFAATEVLGLGRR, from the coding sequence ATGTCACTGCCACTGGAGGGACGGTCCGCCGTGGTCACCGGGGCCGGCCGCGGGCTCGGCCGGGCCGAGGCCCTGGAACTCGCCCGGCTCGGCGCGGCCGTCGTCGTCAACGACTACGGGCAGCCCGGCCGCGACGGCTCGGGCGAGGCCTCCGGCGCGCCCGCCGAGCGGACCGCGGCCGAGATACGCGAGGCGGGCGGCCGGGCGGTCGCGCACACGGGCGACGTCTCCGACTTCGGGCAGGCGCGCGCACTCGTCGGCCGGGCGGTCGCCGAGTTCGGCGGCTTGGACATCCTGGTCAACAACGCGGGCATCCTGCGCGACCGCATGGTCTTCTCCATGACCGAGGACGAGTGGGACTCGGTGATCCGGGTCCACCTCAAGGGCCACTTCAACACCACCCACTTCGCCGCCGCGCACTGGCGGGAGCGGTCCAAGGCGGCCGGGGGGCCGGTGTACGGGCGGATCGTGAACACCTCCTCGGAGGCGTTCCTGGCCGGCTCCGCCGGACAGCCCAACTACGCCGCCGCCAAGGGCGGGATCGTCGGCCTCACCACCTCCACCGCGCTCGCCCTGGCCAAGTACGGTGTCACCGCCAACGCCATCTGCCCGCGCGCCCGCACCCGGATGACCGAGGACGTCTTCGCCGGCATGCGGCCGCCCGACGACGGCCTCGACCCGCTCGCCCCCGAACACGTCGCCCCGCTCGTCGGCTACCTGGCCTCGCCGGCCGCCGCCCGGGTCAACGGCCAGCTGCTCGTCGTCCACGGCGGCATGGTCGCCGTCGTGGAACGCCCGCGCGTACGGGCGCAGTTCGACAGCAAGCAGGACACCTTCACGTACGACGAGCTGGACGCGCTGCTCACCCCGCACTACGCGGACCGGCCGCCGGGGGAGACCTTCGCCGCGACGGAGGTGCTGGGCCTCGGCCGCCGCTGA
- a CDS encoding Zn-dependent alcohol dehydrogenase, with the protein MRAAVLHEIGQDKLEVFDDVEAVGSGPGRVRVRVRATGLCHSDLSAMSGVLPQPAPFVPGHEGAGEIIEVGENVSHLKPGDRVVLCWLPACGGCPACRRGQTELCLAGFMNAGTPNFRRPGGDVFGFAGTGTFAEEVVVDAGCAVPIPDDVPFDIAALIGCGVTTGLGAALNTADVQAGSSVAVIGCGGVGISAVQGARLKGAAEIVAVDPVASRREAALRFGATRAVSPDELPGARQEVTAGEGFDYVFEVVGRSATARTAYENTRRGGTLVVVGAGAVDDFLQLNMFELFFDEKRILPSLYGGGDVLRSYERAIALWRAGRIDLAGLITHRVPLAEINEALDQMRTGTALRTCIEI; encoded by the coding sequence ATGCGCGCAGCCGTACTGCACGAGATCGGCCAGGACAAGCTGGAGGTGTTCGACGACGTCGAGGCGGTCGGATCCGGCCCCGGCAGGGTGCGGGTCCGGGTGCGGGCCACCGGGCTGTGCCACTCCGACCTGTCCGCGATGAGCGGGGTGCTGCCGCAGCCGGCCCCGTTCGTGCCCGGCCACGAGGGCGCCGGCGAGATCATCGAGGTCGGCGAGAACGTCAGCCACCTGAAGCCGGGGGACCGGGTCGTCCTGTGCTGGCTGCCCGCCTGCGGCGGCTGCCCGGCCTGCCGGCGCGGCCAGACCGAACTGTGCCTGGCCGGCTTCATGAACGCGGGCACCCCCAACTTCAGGCGCCCCGGCGGCGACGTCTTCGGCTTCGCCGGCACCGGCACCTTCGCCGAGGAGGTCGTCGTCGACGCCGGCTGCGCGGTGCCGATCCCGGACGACGTGCCCTTCGACATCGCCGCGCTCATCGGCTGCGGGGTGACCACCGGACTCGGCGCCGCCCTCAACACCGCCGACGTGCAGGCCGGTTCGTCGGTCGCCGTCATCGGCTGCGGAGGCGTCGGCATCTCCGCGGTGCAGGGCGCGCGGCTCAAGGGCGCCGCCGAGATCGTCGCCGTCGACCCGGTCGCCTCCCGGCGCGAGGCCGCCCTGCGGTTCGGCGCGACCAGGGCCGTCTCCCCGGACGAACTGCCCGGCGCCCGGCAGGAGGTCACCGCCGGCGAGGGCTTCGACTACGTCTTCGAGGTCGTGGGCAGGTCCGCCACCGCCCGCACCGCCTACGAGAACACCCGGCGCGGCGGCACCCTGGTCGTCGTCGGCGCGGGCGCCGTGGACGACTTCCTGCAGCTCAACATGTTCGAGCTGTTCTTCGACGAGAAGCGGATCCTGCCGTCCCTGTACGGCGGCGGTGACGTGCTGCGCTCCTACGAGCGGGCCATCGCCCTGTGGCGGGCCGGCCGCATCGACCTGGCCGGCCTGATCACCCACCGGGTGCCGCTGGCGGAGATCAACGAGGCACTGGACCAGATGCGCACGGGAACGGCCCTGCGCACCTGCATCGAGATCTGA
- a CDS encoding MaoC/PaaZ C-terminal domain-containing protein: MPIDAAKALAAEPRTDGISWTTKDVQLYHLGIGAGADPDRDSPATDPDELRYLLESRLHVLPSFATVAGAGAPGVIGGLSLPGVDVELAKVLHGGQTLEIHRPVPARGTATATHRLAAVYDKGTAAILVLRTEVADADGPLWTDDSQIFVRGEGGWGGDRGPSNRLDPPTGAPDRTVERPVRADQALLYRLCGDWNPLHADPEFAKLAGFDRPILHGLCTYGITLKAVVDTLLGGDVTRVRGYTTRFAGVTYPGETLRIRMWRQEGSVQVAVSAVERDDAPVLTDTIVRHS; this comes from the coding sequence ATGCCCATCGACGCCGCCAAGGCCCTCGCCGCCGAACCCCGGACCGACGGGATCAGCTGGACCACCAAGGACGTCCAGCTCTACCACCTCGGCATCGGCGCCGGCGCCGACCCGGACCGCGACAGCCCCGCCACCGACCCCGACGAGCTGCGCTACCTCCTGGAGTCCCGGCTGCACGTCCTGCCGAGCTTCGCCACCGTCGCCGGAGCCGGCGCGCCGGGCGTCATCGGCGGACTGTCGCTGCCCGGCGTGGACGTCGAACTGGCCAAGGTCCTGCACGGGGGGCAGACACTGGAGATCCACCGCCCCGTCCCGGCCCGGGGCACGGCCACCGCCACCCACCGGCTCGCCGCCGTGTACGACAAGGGCACGGCCGCCATCCTGGTCCTGCGCACCGAGGTCGCCGACGCCGACGGCCCGCTGTGGACCGACGACTCGCAGATCTTCGTGCGCGGCGAGGGCGGCTGGGGCGGCGACCGCGGCCCCTCCAACCGCCTCGACCCGCCCACCGGCGCACCCGACCGGACCGTCGAACGCCCGGTCCGCGCCGACCAGGCGCTGCTCTACCGCCTCTGCGGCGACTGGAACCCGCTGCACGCCGACCCCGAGTTCGCGAAGCTCGCCGGGTTCGACCGGCCCATCCTGCACGGCCTGTGCACCTACGGCATCACCCTCAAGGCCGTCGTCGACACGCTGCTCGGCGGCGACGTGACCCGGGTCCGCGGCTACACGACCCGCTTCGCCGGCGTGACGTACCCGGGCGAGACCCTGCGCATCCGCATGTGGCGGCAGGAGGGGAGCGTGCAGGTGGCCGTGAGCGCCGTGGAGCGGGACGACGCGCCCGTCCTCACCGACACCATCGTCCGTCACTCCTGA
- a CDS encoding sensor histidine kinase, which translates to MTWWRGVKCQVTAWQAARAQWKADHERFKTARRAARKTGRVPDVSHPGPPPTGFALLPWLLLGMGSFSNLLQGRTANPWIGGLGLLVFNSLYIYVTFRSFDRDKRRTVSTRVALGLMGLLTTGLALGYGGNWLMFFPLLGLAAGATLRGPWLGRTAVLLALYAAGISAVRDGWGDATNIGYAAFLSTMVTAAILGLSEAVRELRAAREELARRAVEKERLRFSRDLHDLLGHTLSVIVVKSEAARRLAPRDMDAALTQIGDIESVGRQALTEIREAVTGYREGSLATELTRARSALSAASIRPVVRQSGAPLEPQTEALLSWVVREAVTNVVRHSAAGRCEITVESTAERARLTVTDDGAGGAADRAAACRVEGIGGTGLTGLTERLAAAGGSLRAGPSPRGGFAVTAELPVEPAALAAVGAGTAVTAPRAG; encoded by the coding sequence ATGACGTGGTGGCGCGGAGTGAAGTGCCAGGTGACGGCCTGGCAGGCGGCGCGGGCGCAGTGGAAGGCGGACCACGAGCGCTTCAAGACGGCACGGCGGGCCGCCCGGAAGACGGGACGGGTCCCCGACGTCAGCCACCCGGGGCCGCCGCCCACCGGCTTCGCCCTGCTGCCGTGGCTGCTGCTGGGCATGGGGTCCTTCTCCAACCTGCTGCAGGGCCGCACCGCGAACCCCTGGATCGGCGGTCTCGGCCTGCTCGTCTTCAACTCGCTGTACATCTACGTCACCTTCCGCTCCTTCGACCGGGACAAGCGCCGGACGGTGTCCACGCGGGTGGCGCTGGGGCTGATGGGCCTGCTCACCACGGGCCTCGCGCTCGGGTACGGCGGCAACTGGCTGATGTTCTTCCCGCTGCTGGGTCTGGCGGCCGGCGCCACCCTGCGGGGCCCGTGGCTGGGGCGCACGGCTGTGCTGCTCGCGCTGTACGCGGCCGGGATCTCCGCCGTCCGGGACGGCTGGGGCGACGCCACGAACATCGGGTACGCGGCCTTCCTGTCGACGATGGTGACCGCGGCGATCCTCGGGCTCTCCGAGGCCGTGCGGGAGCTGCGGGCCGCCCGCGAGGAGCTGGCCCGGCGGGCGGTGGAGAAGGAGCGGCTGCGCTTCTCCCGCGATCTGCACGACCTGCTCGGGCACACCCTGTCGGTGATCGTGGTGAAGTCGGAGGCGGCCCGGCGGCTGGCCCCGCGGGACATGGACGCGGCCCTCACGCAGATCGGTGACATCGAGTCGGTGGGCCGGCAGGCGCTCACCGAGATCCGCGAGGCGGTGACCGGCTACCGCGAGGGCAGTCTGGCCACCGAGCTGACCCGGGCCCGCTCGGCGCTGTCCGCGGCGAGCATCCGGCCGGTGGTACGGCAGTCCGGGGCGCCGCTGGAGCCGCAGACCGAGGCGCTGCTGAGCTGGGTGGTGCGGGAGGCGGTCACCAACGTCGTCCGGCACAGCGCCGCCGGCCGCTGCGAGATCACCGTGGAGAGCACGGCCGAGCGGGCCCGGCTCACCGTCACGGACGACGGCGCCGGCGGTGCCGCCGACCGGGCCGCCGCGTGCCGCGTCGAGGGCATCGGCGGCACCGGTCTGACGGGCCTGACCGAGCGCCTGGCGGCGGCGGGCGGCTCGCTGCGGGCCGGCCCGTCGCCGCGCGGCGGCTTCGCGGTCACCGCCGAACTCCCGGTGGAGCCGGCGGCGCTTGCGGCCGTGGGGGCGGGTACGGCGGTTACGGCGCCCAGGGCGGGCTGA
- a CDS encoding alpha-L-arabinofuranosidase B, producing the protein MLPRCVPRRIESAALSVLAVFAVFASVAALVLGAGAPRAAAATSRPCDVYAAAGTPCVAAHSLVRALYSAYGGPLYQVKRASDGGFANIGVLTTGGYADAAAQDAFCAGTTCVITEIYDQSARHNHLTVEGAGGAGAADVGAPADALPVTVGGHQVYGLEISAGMGYRDNSTSGVAVNGQAEGMYMVTSGTHVNGACCFDYGNAETNNKDTGNGHMDAINFGTECWFAPCHGQGPWVQADLENGLFQSDAGYSRNTSNTGTGPMPFVTALLKNNGQNHFALKYGNAQSGGLTTTYSGGEPTAGGYAPMHQEGAIVLGTGGDNSNGSIGSFFEGVMTSGIPTDAADDAVQADIVSAGYGGPTGSTGTLSPGSEISLRATTACCTTDYLRHQADAAVISPVTSGSSALDRNDATWIVRRGLADASCVSFESRNYPGDFLRHYNYRIYRQPMNGTSQFRADATFCPATGRSGTGTSFASYNYPSRYLRHYDLGVYAASDGGANAFDSAASWSDDVSWAVSPPWAP; encoded by the coding sequence ATCCTCCCGCGCTGTGTCCCACGGCGGATCGAGAGCGCCGCCCTGTCCGTGCTCGCGGTGTTCGCGGTGTTCGCGTCGGTCGCCGCGCTCGTCCTCGGCGCCGGCGCCCCGCGGGCCGCCGCCGCGACCTCACGGCCCTGCGACGTCTACGCGGCCGCCGGCACCCCGTGCGTCGCCGCGCACAGCCTCGTCCGCGCCCTGTACTCCGCCTACGGCGGCCCCCTCTACCAGGTGAAGCGGGCCTCCGACGGCGGATTCGCGAACATCGGCGTGCTGACCACCGGCGGCTACGCCGACGCGGCGGCCCAGGACGCCTTCTGTGCCGGTACGACCTGCGTCATCACCGAGATCTACGACCAGTCGGCGCGCCACAACCACCTCACCGTGGAGGGCGCGGGCGGGGCCGGAGCGGCCGACGTCGGAGCGCCCGCCGACGCCCTGCCGGTGACCGTGGGCGGCCACCAGGTCTACGGCCTGGAGATCTCCGCCGGCATGGGCTACCGGGACAACTCCACCTCCGGCGTGGCCGTGAACGGGCAGGCCGAGGGGATGTACATGGTGACCTCCGGCACCCACGTCAACGGCGCCTGCTGCTTCGACTACGGCAACGCCGAGACGAACAACAAGGACACCGGCAACGGGCACATGGACGCCATCAACTTCGGCACCGAGTGCTGGTTCGCGCCCTGCCACGGGCAGGGACCCTGGGTCCAGGCCGACCTGGAGAACGGCCTGTTCCAGTCCGACGCCGGGTACAGCAGGAACACCTCGAACACCGGCACCGGACCGATGCCCTTCGTGACCGCGCTGCTGAAGAACAACGGGCAGAACCATTTCGCGCTGAAATACGGAAACGCGCAATCCGGTGGACTGACGACCACCTATTCCGGCGGTGAGCCGACCGCGGGCGGCTACGCGCCCATGCACCAGGAGGGCGCGATCGTCCTCGGCACCGGCGGCGACAACAGCAACGGCTCCATCGGCTCCTTCTTCGAGGGCGTGATGACCTCCGGGATACCGACGGACGCGGCCGACGACGCCGTCCAGGCCGACATCGTCTCCGCCGGGTACGGCGGCCCGACCGGCAGCACCGGCACCCTGAGCCCCGGCTCGGAGATCTCGCTGCGCGCGACCACCGCCTGCTGCACCACCGACTACCTGCGCCACCAGGCCGACGCCGCGGTCATCTCCCCGGTCACGTCCGGCAGTTCCGCGCTCGACCGGAACGACGCGACCTGGATCGTGCGCCGGGGGCTCGCCGACGCCTCCTGCGTCTCCTTCGAGTCGCGGAACTACCCCGGTGACTTCCTGCGCCACTACAACTACCGGATCTACCGGCAGCCCATGAACGGCACGAGCCAGTTCCGCGCCGACGCCACCTTCTGCCCGGCCACCGGCAGGAGCGGCACGGGCACCTCGTTCGCGTCGTACAACTACCCGAGCCGCTACCTGCGCCACTACGACCTGGGCGTCTACGCGGCGAGCGACGGGGGCGCCAACGCCTTCGACAGCGCCGCCTCGTGGAGCGACGACGTCAGCTGGGCGGTCAGCCCGCCCTGGGCGCCGTAA
- a CDS encoding response regulator transcription factor, giving the protein MKNIRVLLAEDQGMMRGALALLLGMEDDIEVVAQVSSGDAIVAAALLHRPDVALLDIELPGVSGLDAAAQLREQAPDCRVLILTTFGRPGYLRRAMEAGAAGFLVKDGPVEELAQAVRRVLTGETVVDPALAAAALSAGPNPLTAREREVLQASADGATVADVAGRLHLSESTVRNYLSSAIGKTGTRNRAEAVREARQQGWL; this is encoded by the coding sequence GTGAAGAACATCCGAGTCCTGCTCGCCGAGGACCAGGGCATGATGCGCGGTGCCCTCGCGCTGCTGCTCGGCATGGAGGACGACATCGAGGTGGTCGCCCAGGTGTCGTCCGGCGACGCGATCGTGGCGGCGGCGCTGCTGCACCGGCCGGACGTGGCGCTGCTGGACATCGAACTGCCCGGTGTCAGCGGCCTGGACGCGGCGGCTCAGCTGCGCGAGCAGGCGCCGGACTGCCGGGTGCTGATCCTGACCACCTTCGGCCGGCCCGGCTATCTGCGCCGGGCCATGGAGGCCGGGGCGGCCGGTTTCCTGGTCAAGGACGGGCCGGTGGAGGAACTCGCCCAGGCGGTCCGGCGCGTGCTCACCGGGGAGACCGTGGTCGATCCGGCGCTGGCGGCCGCCGCGCTCAGTGCCGGGCCGAACCCGCTGACGGCCCGGGAGCGCGAGGTGCTGCAGGCGTCGGCGGACGGGGCGACGGTCGCGGACGTCGCCGGCCGCCTTCACCTGTCGGAGTCGACGGTCCGCAACTACCTGTCCTCCGCCATCGGCAAGACGGGCACCCGCAACCGGGCGGAGGCGGTCCGGGAGGCCAGGCAGCAGGGGTGGCTGTGA